In Kitasatospora sp. NA04385, a single genomic region encodes these proteins:
- the topA gene encoding type I DNA topoisomerase → MSPSSETAHGKRLVIVESPAKAKTIKGYLGPGYIVEASVGHIRDLPGTAAEVPDEYTGEVRRLGVDVDHDFAPIYVVNPDKKSQVTKLKSLLKESDELFLATDEDREGEAIAWHLQEVLKPKVPVHRMVFHEITKDAIQEAVRNPRHLNKRLVDAQETRRILDRLYGYEVSPVLWKKVMPKLSAGRVQSVATRLVVERERERIAFTSASYWDLVGTFGTGRTAADAANPESFGARLVSVDGKRIATGRDFGPDGRLKSAATTLHLDEQAARTLAAALQQTAFSVRSVESKPYRRSPYAPFRTTTLQQEASRKLGFGAKRTMQVAQKLYENGFITYMRTDSTTLSETAVTAARVQVTQLYGADYLPSAPRTYASKVKNAQEAHEAIRPSGDRFRTPAETGLGGDDFRLYELIWMRTVASQMKDAVGQSVTVKVGGRSADGRDAEFSASGKIITFHGFLKAYVEGADDPNAELDDRERRLPQVTEGDPLAAEKLTPEGHATKPPARYTEASLVKELEDREIGRPSTYASIIDTIINRKYVFKKGTALVPSFLSFAVVNLLEKHFGRLVDYDFTAKMEDDLDRIAAGQAESVPWLKRFYFGAGESNGAAVGGAADAGNGDGDHLGGLKELVTDLGAIDAREISSFPIGAGIVLRVGRFGSYVVRPAAVEGEPDQRADVPDDLPPDELTVELAEELFNKPSGERELGTDPVSGNPLVAKAGRYGPYVTEVLPEGTPKTGKNAVKPRTASLFKSMDLDTVTLEDALKLLSLPRVVGTDAEGAEITAQNGRYGPYLKRGTDSRSLTSEDQLLSITLDEALAIYAQPKARGRAAAAPPLKELGNDPVSEKPVVVKDGRFGPYVTDGETNATLRKDDEVETITPERAYELLAEKRARGPVKKTAKKAPAKKAATTKTAATKTAAKKTATAKKTAAKKTTAVKKTATKTTAKKTAAKAASADGGAAAGGRSEES, encoded by the coding sequence GTGTCCCCGAGCAGCGAGACCGCGCACGGCAAGCGACTCGTCATCGTCGAGTCGCCGGCCAAGGCCAAGACGATCAAGGGCTACCTCGGGCCCGGCTACATCGTCGAGGCCAGTGTCGGTCACATCCGCGACCTGCCCGGCACGGCCGCCGAGGTCCCGGACGAGTACACCGGCGAGGTGCGCCGCCTCGGCGTCGACGTGGACCACGACTTCGCCCCGATCTACGTGGTGAACCCGGACAAGAAGTCCCAGGTCACCAAGTTGAAGTCGTTGCTGAAGGAGTCCGACGAGCTCTTCCTCGCCACCGATGAGGACCGCGAGGGCGAGGCCATCGCGTGGCACCTGCAGGAAGTGCTCAAGCCCAAGGTGCCGGTGCACCGGATGGTCTTCCACGAGATCACCAAGGACGCCATCCAGGAGGCCGTGCGCAACCCGCGCCACCTGAACAAGCGCCTGGTCGACGCCCAGGAGACCCGCCGCATCCTGGACCGCCTCTACGGCTACGAGGTCTCCCCCGTGCTGTGGAAGAAGGTCATGCCGAAGCTCTCGGCGGGCCGCGTCCAGTCGGTGGCCACCCGACTGGTGGTCGAGCGGGAGCGCGAGCGGATCGCCTTCACCTCGGCCTCCTACTGGGACCTGGTCGGCACCTTCGGCACCGGCCGCACCGCCGCCGACGCGGCCAACCCGGAGTCCTTCGGGGCCCGGCTGGTCTCGGTCGACGGCAAGCGGATCGCCACCGGCCGCGACTTCGGCCCGGACGGCCGCCTGAAGAGCGCCGCGACCACCCTGCACCTGGACGAGCAGGCCGCCCGCACGCTGGCCGCCGCGCTGCAGCAGACCGCGTTCAGCGTCCGCAGCGTCGAGTCCAAGCCGTACCGCCGCTCCCCGTACGCGCCGTTCCGCACCACCACGCTGCAGCAGGAGGCCAGCCGCAAGCTGGGCTTCGGCGCGAAGCGGACCATGCAGGTGGCGCAGAAGCTGTACGAGAACGGCTTCATCACCTACATGCGCACCGACTCGACCACGCTGTCGGAGACCGCGGTGACCGCGGCCCGCGTCCAGGTCACCCAGCTGTACGGGGCCGACTACCTGCCGTCCGCGCCGCGCACCTACGCCTCCAAGGTGAAGAACGCGCAGGAGGCGCACGAGGCGATCCGCCCCTCCGGGGACCGCTTCCGCACGCCCGCCGAGACCGGTCTGGGCGGCGACGACTTCCGGCTGTACGAGCTGATCTGGATGCGCACCGTCGCCTCCCAGATGAAGGACGCGGTCGGCCAGTCGGTCACCGTGAAGGTCGGCGGCCGCTCCGCCGACGGGCGGGACGCCGAGTTCTCCGCCTCCGGCAAGATCATCACCTTCCACGGCTTCCTGAAGGCCTACGTCGAGGGCGCCGACGACCCGAACGCCGAGCTGGACGACCGCGAGCGCCGGCTGCCGCAGGTCACCGAGGGCGACCCGCTGGCCGCCGAGAAGCTCACCCCCGAGGGCCACGCCACCAAGCCCCCGGCCCGCTACACCGAGGCCTCGCTGGTCAAGGAGCTGGAGGACCGGGAGATCGGCCGCCCCTCCACCTACGCCTCGATCATCGACACGATCATCAACCGCAAGTACGTGTTCAAGAAGGGCACCGCCCTGGTGCCGTCCTTCCTGTCCTTCGCGGTGGTCAACCTGCTGGAGAAGCACTTCGGCCGACTGGTCGACTACGACTTCACCGCCAAGATGGAGGACGACCTCGACCGGATCGCGGCCGGCCAGGCCGAGTCCGTGCCGTGGCTCAAGCGCTTCTACTTCGGCGCGGGCGAGTCGAACGGCGCGGCGGTCGGCGGGGCCGCGGACGCCGGGAACGGCGACGGCGACCACCTCGGCGGCCTGAAGGAGCTCGTCACCGACCTCGGCGCGATCGACGCCCGCGAGATCAGCTCCTTCCCGATCGGAGCCGGCATCGTGCTCCGGGTCGGCCGTTTCGGTTCGTACGTGGTGCGGCCCGCCGCCGTCGAGGGCGAGCCCGACCAGCGGGCCGACGTCCCCGACGACCTGCCGCCGGACGAGCTGACCGTCGAACTCGCCGAGGAGCTGTTCAACAAGCCCAGCGGCGAGCGCGAGCTCGGCACCGACCCGGTCAGCGGCAACCCGCTGGTGGCCAAGGCCGGCCGGTACGGCCCGTACGTCACCGAGGTGCTGCCCGAGGGCACCCCGAAGACCGGCAAGAACGCCGTCAAGCCGCGCACCGCCTCGCTGTTCAAGTCGATGGACCTGGACACCGTCACGCTGGAGGACGCGCTGAAGCTCCTCTCGCTGCCGCGGGTCGTCGGCACCGACGCCGAGGGCGCCGAGATCACCGCGCAGAACGGCCGCTACGGCCCGTACCTCAAGCGCGGCACCGACTCGCGCTCGCTCACCAGCGAGGACCAGCTGCTGTCCATCACCCTGGACGAGGCGCTGGCCATCTACGCCCAGCCCAAGGCGCGCGGGCGGGCCGCCGCCGCGCCGCCGCTCAAGGAGCTCGGCAACGACCCGGTCAGCGAGAAGCCGGTGGTGGTCAAGGACGGCCGGTTCGGCCCGTACGTGACCGACGGGGAGACCAACGCGACGCTCCGCAAGGACGACGAGGTCGAGACCATCACCCCCGAGCGGGCCTACGAGCTGCTGGCCGAGAAGCGGGCCCGCGGGCCGGTGAAGAAGACCGCCAAGAAGGCCCCGGCGAAGAAGGCCGCAACCACCAAGACGGCGGCCACCAAGACGGCGGCCAAGAAGACCGCCACGGCCAAGAAGACCGCCGCGAAGAAGACCACCGCGGTCAAGAAGACGGCGACCAAGACGACGGCGAAGAAGACCGCCGCCAAGGCCGCGTCGGCCGACGGGGGCGCCGCCGCCGGTGGCCGTTCCGAGGAGAGCTGA
- a CDS encoding DUF3592 domain-containing protein, translating to METPTTLVGGAVLTVFGSALLLWCAVELRLRHHLRRRGVPATAQVVADPDRAGALDSSPLLSYPVELPGARTAAAVDAAGAGIVHELHPAADPGEPYRLVLARPRGSTPLRRPVRLAPGAAVQVAYDPRRPDRVVLAAHEDLPSLPADLFWAVLATSALAGGLTLLAAALR from the coding sequence GTGGAGACGCCGACGACGCTGGTGGGCGGGGCGGTCCTGACGGTCTTCGGGAGCGCGCTGCTGCTGTGGTGCGCCGTGGAACTGCGCCTTCGCCACCACCTGCGCCGTCGCGGCGTGCCCGCCACCGCGCAGGTGGTGGCCGATCCGGACCGGGCCGGCGCGCTGGACAGCAGCCCGCTGCTGTCCTACCCGGTGGAGCTGCCCGGGGCCCGGACCGCCGCCGCGGTGGACGCCGCCGGAGCGGGGATCGTCCACGAACTGCACCCGGCCGCCGACCCGGGCGAACCGTACCGCCTGGTGCTGGCCCGGCCGCGGGGCAGCACGCCGCTGCGGCGGCCGGTCCGGCTGGCCCCCGGCGCGGCCGTCCAGGTCGCCTACGACCCGCGCCGACCGGACCGGGTGGTGCTGGCCGCGCACGAGGACCTGCCCTCGCTGCCGGCCGACCTGTTCTGGGCCGTGCTCGCCACGTCCGCGCTGGCCGGAGGCCTGACGCTGCTGGCCGCGGCCCTGCGCTGA
- a CDS encoding methyltransferase — protein sequence MAEFREALLSASFTADGLLDLLGPTAYAALARSEAVPALRATRGGSPLETLVRLFLLQRPVPRAAAAAALPADGLLDGLLADGWLAAEGDELRATVDVRPYADEVAGLPSADAWVVSDLGCAVGGAGGIGSGRTAAGVERRDLVLGVGGASTTLANLTVRRPVREVLDLGSGSGVQALHAARHAQRVTATDLNPRALHFTRLTAALSGFDQVETAEGSLYEPVGDRRFDLIVSNPPFVISPAGRFTYRDGGMAGDELCRSVVRGAAAHLAPGGYCQLLANWQHVKGEDWHDRLAGWVAGTGLDAWVVQREVQDVAQYAELWLRDGGDHRGEEYADRYEEWLDAFETAGVEGIGFGWITLRASGAAEPVVRIEEWPHPVEQPLGPHIEEWFARQDFLRAHDDAGLLAARYLLADEVVQEQIGDPGSEDPEHVVLRHNRGMRRATKVDTVGAGFVGVCDGTLAAGEIVDAIAQLLGEDAAQLRERVPESLRLLTEQGFVEPVR from the coding sequence ATGGCGGAGTTCCGCGAGGCGCTGCTGAGCGCCTCCTTCACCGCCGACGGACTGCTGGACCTGCTCGGCCCGACCGCGTACGCGGCGCTGGCCCGCAGCGAGGCCGTCCCCGCGCTGCGGGCGACCCGCGGCGGCTCGCCGCTGGAGACCCTGGTGCGGCTGTTCCTGCTGCAGCGCCCCGTGCCTCGGGCCGCGGCCGCCGCCGCGCTGCCGGCCGACGGGCTGCTGGACGGGCTGCTGGCCGACGGCTGGCTGGCCGCGGAGGGGGACGAACTGCGCGCCACCGTGGACGTGCGGCCGTACGCCGACGAGGTGGCCGGGCTGCCCAGCGCCGACGCCTGGGTGGTGTCCGACCTGGGCTGCGCCGTCGGCGGCGCGGGCGGGATCGGCTCGGGCCGGACGGCCGCCGGGGTCGAGCGGCGCGACCTGGTGCTCGGGGTCGGCGGGGCGTCCACCACGCTGGCCAACCTGACGGTGCGCCGGCCGGTGCGCGAAGTGCTGGACCTGGGCTCCGGCTCCGGCGTGCAGGCCCTGCACGCGGCCCGGCACGCCCAGCGGGTCACCGCCACCGACCTCAACCCGCGCGCCCTGCACTTCACCCGGCTGACCGCCGCGCTCTCCGGCTTCGACCAGGTGGAGACCGCCGAGGGCAGCCTGTACGAGCCGGTCGGCGACCGGCGCTTCGACCTGATCGTCTCCAACCCGCCGTTCGTGATCTCCCCGGCCGGACGGTTCACCTACCGGGACGGCGGGATGGCCGGCGACGAGCTGTGCCGCAGCGTGGTCCGCGGCGCGGCCGCCCACCTGGCGCCCGGCGGCTACTGCCAACTGCTGGCGAACTGGCAGCACGTCAAGGGCGAGGACTGGCACGACCGGTTGGCCGGCTGGGTGGCCGGCACCGGCCTGGACGCCTGGGTGGTCCAGCGCGAGGTGCAGGACGTCGCCCAGTACGCCGAGCTGTGGCTGCGCGACGGCGGCGACCACCGCGGCGAGGAGTACGCCGACCGGTACGAGGAGTGGCTGGACGCCTTCGAGACGGCCGGTGTCGAGGGCATCGGCTTCGGCTGGATCACCCTGCGGGCCTCCGGCGCGGCCGAGCCCGTGGTGCGGATCGAGGAGTGGCCGCACCCCGTCGAGCAGCCGCTCGGCCCGCACATCGAGGAGTGGTTCGCCCGGCAGGACTTCCTGCGCGCCCACGACGATGCCGGGCTGCTGGCCGCCCGCTACCTGCTGGCCGACGAGGTCGTCCAGGAGCAGATCGGCGACCCCGGCTCGGAGGACCCGGAGCACGTGGTCCTCCGGCACAACCGGGGCATGCGCCGGGCCACCAAGGTCGACACGGTCGGCGCGGGCTTCGTCGGCGTCTGCGACGGCACCCTCGCCGCCGGGGAGATCGTCGACGCGATCGCCCAACTGCTCGGCGAGGACGCGGCGCAGCTGCGCGAGCGGGTGCCGGAGTCGCTCCGGCTGCTCACCGAGCAGGGCTTCGTCGAGCCGGTGCGCTGA
- a CDS encoding small secreted protein: protein MTVSALGALLALAAVGCSADDSAEKLDGWAKGVCDAAKDPIAQSRNALADTANVKEGESPADLQKRLSADFASLATTNQQLADAVQKAGAPKIDDGAKVQQDAVNELKQVAQGYLDAQKKLDALASADQAKFADGLRSVGDQVQQLSQVSTSALATLQSGDLGDAMKKQPGCKAGGSGAGTGAASAAPSSGATGATGGTDGTGTGAPSGGASPAASGGSSGSPSGAPAGDAAKSGSPSPSAS from the coding sequence GTGACCGTCTCCGCGCTCGGCGCGCTGCTCGCGCTCGCTGCGGTCGGCTGCTCCGCCGACGATTCGGCGGAGAAACTCGACGGCTGGGCGAAGGGCGTCTGCGACGCGGCGAAGGACCCGATCGCGCAGTCCAGGAACGCCCTCGCGGACACCGCGAATGTCAAGGAGGGCGAGTCCCCCGCCGACCTGCAGAAGCGGCTCTCCGCCGACTTCGCCTCGCTCGCCACCACCAACCAGCAGCTGGCCGACGCGGTCCAGAAGGCCGGCGCGCCGAAGATCGACGACGGGGCGAAGGTCCAGCAGGACGCCGTCAACGAGCTGAAGCAGGTCGCGCAGGGTTACCTGGACGCGCAGAAGAAGCTCGACGCGCTGGCCAGCGCGGACCAGGCCAAGTTCGCGGACGGCCTGCGCAGCGTCGGCGACCAGGTGCAGCAGCTCTCCCAGGTCTCCACCTCCGCGCTGGCCACCCTGCAGAGCGGTGACCTGGGCGACGCGATGAAGAAGCAGCCCGGCTGCAAGGCCGGTGGCAGCGGCGCCGGAACGGGCGCCGCCTCCGCCGCGCCGTCGTCCGGTGCGACCGGCGCGACCGGCGGCACCGACGGCACCGGGACGGGCGCTCCCAGCGGGGGCGCCTCCCCGGCGGCCTCCGGCGGCTCCTCCGGCAGCCCTTCCGGTGCCCCCGCCGGGGACGCCGCGAAGTCCGGTTCCCCCTCGCCCAGCGCGAGCTGA
- a CDS encoding ATP-binding protein, with the protein MATVELRFSALPEHVRTARLVAAAVARRAGVDESVLDELRLAVGEACSRAVALHQRNGVDGAVRVALTEQEKRFLIEVADEAGPTHAAEAADGEPEDEETLGLAVITGLVEDVEVGNGSDGGVIRMSWPLSPVSVAV; encoded by the coding sequence ATGGCAACCGTCGAACTTCGATTCAGCGCGCTTCCCGAGCACGTGCGCACCGCCCGGCTGGTGGCCGCCGCGGTGGCCAGACGGGCCGGGGTGGACGAGTCGGTGCTCGACGAGTTGCGCCTCGCCGTCGGTGAGGCCTGCTCCCGCGCGGTCGCGCTGCACCAGCGCAACGGCGTGGACGGCGCGGTCCGGGTGGCGCTGACCGAGCAGGAGAAGCGGTTCCTCATCGAGGTCGCCGACGAGGCCGGGCCCACGCACGCCGCCGAGGCCGCGGACGGGGAGCCGGAGGACGAGGAGACCCTCGGCCTCGCGGTGATCACCGGCCTGGTCGAGGACGTCGAGGTCGGCAACGGCTCCGACGGCGGTGTGATCCGGATGAGCTGGCCGCTCTCCCCGGTCTCCGTCGCGGTCTGA
- the bldG gene encoding anti-sigma factor antagonist BldG, translated as MDLSLSTRTVGDRTVVEVGGEIDVYTAPKLREQLVELVNDGNYHLVVDMEGVDFLDSTGLGVLVGGLKRVRAHEGSLRLVCNQERILKIFRITGLTKVFPIHNSVDEAVAATD; from the coding sequence GTGGACCTGTCCCTGTCGACCCGTACTGTCGGCGATCGTACGGTCGTCGAGGTTGGCGGCGAGATCGATGTGTACACCGCGCCCAAGTTGCGCGAGCAGCTTGTCGAGCTCGTCAACGACGGCAACTACCACTTGGTCGTGGACATGGAGGGCGTCGACTTCCTCGACTCCACCGGTCTCGGCGTGCTGGTCGGTGGCCTGAAGCGAGTGCGTGCGCACGAGGGCTCGCTGCGCCTGGTCTGCAACCAGGAGCGCATCCTCAAGATCTTTCGGATCACCGGTCTGACCAAGGTGTTCCCGATCCACAACTCCGTGGACGAGGCCGTCGCCGCGACCGACTGA
- a CDS encoding DEAD/DEAH box helicase, protein MPPRHHQPEALLATLSTERGRSDRLTHTEHLPARAARYAPWPEGIRQEVVAAASGLGVVLPWAHQAEAMDLAAAGRTTVIATGTASGKSLGYLAPLLSDLLTGTEARNGRGATALYLAPTKALAADQRRRAAELVPDRVRVALYDGDTPPQEREWVRQYASYVLTNPDMLHRGILPAHPRWSSFLKALRYVVVDECHTYRGVFGSHVAQVLRRLRRLCARYGSEPTFLLASATTAEPAVTAERLTGLPATAVTEDCSPRGPLVFALWEPPLTENVGEHGAPVRRSATAEAGYLLTDLVHGGTRTVAFVRSRRAAELVALQAQEQLGQPLAARVAAYRGGYLAEERRALERDLHTGRLLGLASTSALELGVDVSGLDAVLLAGYPGTRASLWQQAGRAGREGQGALAVLIARDDPLDTYLVHHPEALFATPVEATVLDPDNPHVLAPHLCAAAAELPLTDADLELFGPSAAPLLPVLERRGLLRRRSDGSWYWTRRERAADGVDLRGSGGSPVQIVEADTGRLLGTVDAEAAHTTVHTGAVHLHQGRTYLVREFDLESSVALVSPANPPYTTSARDVTSIAVLSTDTTEEWGEARLSFGSVEVTNQVVGYLRKRISTGEILGESKLDLPPRTLRTRAVWWSVTEDQLLDALVPFDQLPGAAHAAEHASIGLLPLFATCDRWDIGGVSVPLHPDTGLPTVFVYDGHSGGAGFAERGFRRAVEWLTATRDAIAACECERGCPSCVQSPKCGNGNEPLDKAAAIRLLTTLLAGAPATATNPDSDPGPDLVPEEGPASEEGPGGPG, encoded by the coding sequence ATGCCGCCCCGTCACCACCAGCCCGAGGCCCTGCTCGCAACCCTTTCCACCGAGCGCGGCAGGTCGGACCGCCTCACCCATACGGAGCACCTGCCCGCCCGTGCCGCCCGGTATGCGCCTTGGCCGGAAGGAATCCGTCAGGAGGTGGTCGCCGCCGCCTCCGGGCTCGGCGTGGTGCTGCCCTGGGCCCACCAGGCAGAGGCGATGGACCTGGCCGCCGCCGGGCGGACCACGGTGATCGCCACCGGCACCGCCTCGGGCAAGTCGCTGGGCTATCTGGCCCCGTTGTTGAGCGACCTGCTGACCGGCACCGAGGCCCGCAACGGCCGCGGCGCGACCGCGCTGTACCTGGCCCCGACCAAGGCGCTGGCCGCCGACCAGCGCCGACGCGCCGCCGAACTCGTCCCCGACCGGGTCCGGGTCGCGCTGTACGACGGCGACACCCCGCCGCAGGAGCGCGAGTGGGTCCGCCAGTACGCGTCCTACGTGCTGACCAACCCGGACATGCTGCACCGCGGCATACTCCCGGCCCACCCGCGCTGGTCCTCCTTCCTGAAGGCGCTGCGGTACGTCGTGGTCGACGAGTGCCACACCTACCGCGGCGTGTTCGGCTCGCACGTCGCCCAGGTGCTGCGGCGACTGCGGCGGCTGTGCGCCCGCTACGGCTCCGAACCGACCTTCCTGCTGGCCTCCGCCACCACCGCCGAACCGGCCGTCACCGCCGAGCGGCTCACCGGCCTGCCCGCCACCGCCGTGACCGAGGACTGCTCGCCGCGCGGCCCGCTGGTGTTCGCGCTCTGGGAACCGCCGCTGACCGAGAACGTCGGCGAGCACGGCGCGCCCGTCCGCCGCAGCGCCACCGCCGAGGCCGGATACCTGCTCACCGACCTGGTGCACGGCGGCACCCGAACGGTGGCCTTCGTCCGCTCCCGGCGGGCCGCCGAACTGGTCGCGCTGCAGGCCCAGGAGCAGCTCGGCCAGCCGCTCGCCGCCCGGGTCGCCGCCTACCGCGGCGGCTACCTGGCCGAGGAGCGCCGCGCCCTGGAGCGCGACCTGCACACCGGCCGACTGCTCGGCCTCGCCTCCACCTCCGCCCTCGAACTCGGCGTGGACGTCTCCGGCCTGGACGCCGTCCTGCTGGCCGGCTACCCCGGCACCCGGGCCTCGCTGTGGCAGCAGGCCGGGCGCGCCGGGCGGGAGGGCCAGGGCGCGCTGGCGGTGCTGATCGCCCGGGACGACCCGCTGGACACCTACCTCGTCCACCACCCCGAGGCGCTGTTCGCCACCCCGGTGGAGGCCACCGTCCTCGACCCGGACAACCCGCACGTGCTCGCCCCGCACCTGTGCGCCGCCGCCGCCGAACTCCCGCTCACCGACGCCGACCTGGAACTGTTCGGTCCGTCCGCCGCGCCGCTGCTGCCGGTGCTGGAGCGGCGCGGCCTGCTGCGGCGGCGCTCGGACGGCTCCTGGTACTGGACCCGCCGCGAACGCGCCGCCGACGGCGTCGACCTGCGCGGCAGCGGCGGCAGCCCCGTGCAGATCGTCGAGGCCGACACCGGGCGGCTGCTCGGCACCGTGGACGCCGAGGCCGCGCACACCACCGTGCACACCGGCGCCGTCCACCTGCACCAGGGACGCACCTACCTGGTCCGGGAGTTCGACCTGGAGTCCTCGGTCGCCCTGGTCTCCCCCGCGAACCCGCCGTACACCACCTCCGCCCGGGACGTCACCTCCATCGCGGTCCTGTCCACCGACACCACCGAGGAGTGGGGCGAGGCCCGGCTCAGCTTCGGCTCGGTGGAGGTCACCAACCAGGTGGTCGGGTACCTCCGCAAACGGATCTCCACCGGCGAGATCCTCGGCGAGAGCAAGCTCGACCTGCCGCCGCGCACGCTGCGCACCCGGGCCGTCTGGTGGTCCGTCACCGAGGACCAGCTCCTCGACGCGCTCGTCCCGTTCGACCAGCTCCCGGGCGCGGCCCACGCCGCCGAGCACGCCTCCATCGGCCTCCTCCCGCTGTTCGCCACCTGCGACCGCTGGGACATCGGCGGCGTCTCCGTCCCGCTGCATCCCGACACCGGGCTGCCCACCGTCTTCGTGTACGACGGCCACTCCGGCGGCGCGGGCTTCGCCGAACGCGGCTTCCGGCGCGCCGTCGAGTGGCTGACCGCCACCCGGGACGCCATCGCCGCCTGCGAGTGCGAACGGGGCTGCCCGTCCTGCGTCCAGTCCCCGAAGTGCGGCAACGGCAACGAACCGCTCGACAAGGCCGCCGCGATCCGCCTCCTCACCACCCTCCTCGCCGGAGCTCCGGCCACCGCCACGAACCCGGATTCGGACCCGGGCCCGGACCTGGTTCCCGAGGAGGGGCCGGCCTCCGAGGAGGGCCCGGGCGGGCCCGGCTGA
- a CDS encoding TadE family type IV pilus minor pilin, whose product MVTAETAVGLPALVLLAAMLTWGVVAAGAQIRCVDAARVGARAAARGDADALALATAAAPRGAKVAIELDATTARATVEAPCPGPGRLATLMSVRLTATAVGAREDVLAGDE is encoded by the coding sequence ATGGTCACGGCCGAGACCGCGGTCGGGCTGCCCGCCCTGGTGCTGCTGGCGGCGATGCTGACCTGGGGCGTGGTGGCGGCGGGTGCCCAGATCCGGTGCGTGGACGCGGCCCGGGTCGGGGCCCGGGCCGCCGCCCGGGGCGATGCCGACGCGCTGGCCCTGGCCACCGCCGCGGCCCCGCGCGGGGCGAAGGTCGCCATCGAGTTGGACGCCACCACCGCCCGGGCCACCGTCGAAGCCCCCTGCCCGGGCCCGGGCCGCCTGGCCACCCTGATGTCGGTCCGGCTCACGGCCACGGCGGTGGGCGCCCGGGAGGACGTGCTGGCCGGTGACGAATGA
- a CDS encoding DUF4244 domain-containing protein, whose protein sequence is MTKSVRTARPTVVLLALLLAVLLAVPRVGRRLGGWFRHRCRRLAAGPPDAGMSTAEYAIGTVAACAFAAVLYKVVTSGTVSGALAEILERALHAV, encoded by the coding sequence ATGACGAAGTCCGTCCGGACGGCTCGGCCGACCGTCGTGCTGCTCGCGCTGTTGCTCGCCGTGCTGCTCGCGGTGCCTCGGGTCGGGCGCAGGCTCGGCGGCTGGTTCCGGCACCGTTGCCGAAGGCTGGCGGCCGGTCCGCCGGATGCCGGGATGAGCACGGCCGAGTACGCGATCGGCACCGTCGCGGCCTGCGCCTTCGCCGCCGTGCTCTACAAGGTGGTGACCAGCGGCACGGTCTCCGGGGCGCTGGCGGAGATCCTCGAGCGGGCCCTGCATGCGGTCTGA
- a CDS encoding type II secretion system F family protein, translating to MKAVVVLVLVAVVGLAGEALSAARWRVLRRRVERCVPRVSAATAGGGRRDSAAATVRRWLGRSTGDRPLAVLLGLAVWALVGGWAGPPVGLLAGGAAWRLLPRVRAPDQRRRAAEHEWLVRQLPLAAELLAACFGSNGSPAEAVAAVADSVPPPMRDRLSQVAARLALGAGPERCWGQLADECQPLAPLARCLARTSLSGAPPAAALTGLAQSQRAAAARAAHARVRRAGVLATAPLGLCFLPAFVLIGVVPVVTGLTAAFSQRL from the coding sequence GTGAAGGCGGTGGTGGTCCTGGTGCTGGTGGCGGTCGTCGGGCTGGCGGGGGAGGCACTGTCGGCGGCGCGGTGGCGGGTGCTTCGGCGGCGGGTGGAACGGTGCGTCCCCCGGGTGTCGGCTGCCACGGCGGGCGGCGGGCGCCGTGACTCGGCGGCGGCGACCGTACGGCGGTGGCTCGGGCGGTCGACGGGAGACCGGCCGCTGGCGGTGCTGCTGGGCCTGGCGGTCTGGGCGCTGGTCGGCGGCTGGGCGGGGCCGCCGGTCGGCCTGCTGGCCGGCGGGGCGGCCTGGCGGCTGCTGCCCCGGGTACGCGCACCGGACCAGCGTCGGCGGGCGGCGGAGCACGAGTGGCTGGTCCGCCAGCTCCCGTTGGCTGCCGAGCTGTTGGCGGCCTGCTTCGGATCGAACGGCTCTCCGGCCGAGGCGGTGGCCGCCGTCGCGGACAGCGTGCCGCCACCGATGCGGGACCGCCTCTCCCAAGTCGCCGCCAGACTCGCCCTCGGTGCGGGGCCGGAGCGCTGCTGGGGGCAACTGGCCGACGAGTGCCAGCCGTTGGCCCCGCTCGCCCGCTGCCTGGCCCGCACCAGCCTCAGCGGCGCCCCGCCGGCCGCCGCGCTGACCGGCCTGGCCCAGTCCCAACGGGCCGCCGCCGCCCGGGCGGCGCACGCCCGGGTGCGGCGGGCGGGCGTGTTGGCCACGGCACCGCTCGGGCTCTGCTTCCTGCCCGCGTTCGTGCTGATCGGAGTGGTGCCGGTGGTCACGGGGCTGACCGCGGCCTTCTCCCAGCGGCTGTGA